One Fuerstiella marisgermanici DNA window includes the following coding sequences:
- a CDS encoding M28 family peptidase, whose product MKSLPHRAALVFCLSFGVVASAQEVVPPLTFDEAEAMNSITEGRVLSTVSFLASDEMAGRDTPSRELTIAESYVAARFRGAGLEGLGPDGSYFQEASFPMVQPPATDATVQVAGSDDSTNLIVLTGPKDRLQLTGVVLAEPKALAAADPRIAIIDEVIVPPQAIQQPAKTMALLARRTRALEQKGVQVVLVRCQRNSMLRELAAKLQQTPTPNRAGLIPDCSVLLVAADSELTNKTVTIDVDAQIADDAVVRNVVGVLRGYHEELRSEAVLISAHLDHIGRQQTGPDKINNGADDNATGVTTVLSLADAFAALESKPKRSVVFVTFWGEEKGLLGSKHFVEHPLWPLSSIVANINIEMVGRPEADARQKAWMTGWKHSNLGDVMNTGSSRVGVEIFNREDVGEMLYTRSDNHPFAQKGVVAHSISAGSLHSDYHQPSDEWQKLDLPHMTKVIQGVFAGALVVASGDVEVKRTEK is encoded by the coding sequence ATGAAATCACTCCCACATCGCGCCGCATTGGTTTTCTGTTTGTCGTTTGGCGTTGTTGCGTCTGCTCAGGAAGTGGTCCCACCGCTGACGTTCGACGAAGCGGAGGCGATGAACAGCATCACAGAAGGCCGCGTACTCAGCACCGTGTCGTTTTTGGCGAGCGACGAGATGGCGGGCCGCGACACGCCGTCCCGTGAGCTGACGATTGCTGAAAGTTACGTCGCGGCCAGATTTCGAGGTGCAGGGCTTGAGGGGCTTGGACCGGACGGCAGCTACTTTCAGGAAGCGAGTTTTCCGATGGTGCAGCCGCCAGCCACGGACGCCACTGTTCAGGTCGCAGGTTCTGATGACTCCACAAACCTGATCGTTCTGACTGGTCCCAAAGATCGCCTACAGTTAACGGGCGTGGTTCTGGCCGAACCGAAAGCGCTCGCAGCGGCGGATCCACGGATTGCCATCATCGATGAAGTGATCGTGCCGCCTCAGGCAATTCAGCAGCCGGCAAAGACAATGGCGCTGTTGGCTCGGCGGACACGGGCCCTGGAACAAAAGGGAGTTCAGGTCGTGCTGGTACGCTGTCAGCGAAACAGCATGCTGCGAGAACTGGCCGCAAAACTGCAGCAGACCCCGACGCCAAATCGAGCGGGGTTGATTCCGGATTGCAGCGTGTTGCTGGTTGCGGCGGATTCAGAACTGACGAATAAGACGGTCACCATTGACGTCGATGCCCAGATCGCAGACGACGCTGTGGTCCGGAATGTGGTCGGTGTGCTGCGTGGTTATCACGAAGAGCTGCGTAGTGAAGCCGTGCTGATATCGGCTCACCTGGATCACATTGGTCGACAGCAGACGGGCCCGGACAAAATCAATAACGGAGCTGATGACAACGCGACCGGCGTCACGACCGTGTTGAGTCTCGCCGATGCATTCGCAGCACTCGAATCCAAACCAAAGCGATCAGTGGTGTTTGTGACGTTCTGGGGAGAAGAAAAAGGGCTGCTCGGATCGAAACACTTCGTCGAACACCCACTTTGGCCACTGTCATCGATCGTTGCGAACATCAACATCGAGATGGTCGGTCGACCGGAAGCGGACGCTCGGCAAAAAGCGTGGATGACCGGGTGGAAGCATTCCAATCTCGGCGACGTGATGAATACCGGTTCGTCGCGTGTTGGCGTGGAAATTTTCAACCGAGAGGATGTCGGCGAAATGCTCTACACGCGAAGTGACAACCACCCGTTCGCTCAGAAGGGCGTGGTGGCTCACAGCATTTCTGCGGGCTCGCTGCACAGCGATTATCATCAGCCCAGCGACGAATGGCAGAAGCTGGACCTTCCGCACATGACGAAAGTCATTCAGGGCGTGTTCGCTGGTGCTCTGGTTGTGGCAAGTGGCGATGTTGAGGTCAAGAGAACGGAGAAGTAA
- the upp gene encoding uracil phosphoribosyltransferase encodes MSPSSPTVHVLKHSLAEHHLSRLRSVDTVAAQFRLHVNALATLLAAEVTRNLALQDCTVTTPLETVPAKELSGRIAAIPILRAGLGMVTPMTELIPDIEVWHLGLYRDEETAKPVRYYDNLPPDRPTDTAIVLDPMLATGGSAVSAIETVRDWGVRDVRLMTILSAPEGIAKVTAQFPDVPIYTCAIDRELNDRKFILPGLGDAGDRIFNTEQPDESQGR; translated from the coding sequence ATGTCGCCATCGTCGCCCACCGTCCACGTGCTGAAGCACTCACTGGCCGAACATCATCTTTCACGGCTACGGTCCGTCGATACCGTGGCAGCTCAATTTCGTCTGCACGTGAATGCGCTGGCGACGCTGCTGGCAGCTGAAGTCACCAGAAACCTGGCTCTGCAAGACTGCACTGTCACCACGCCGCTGGAAACGGTTCCCGCCAAAGAACTGAGCGGCCGGATTGCGGCGATTCCGATTTTGCGAGCCGGTCTGGGAATGGTGACTCCGATGACCGAGTTAATTCCCGACATCGAAGTCTGGCACCTGGGGCTGTACCGCGACGAAGAAACGGCGAAACCTGTTCGCTACTACGACAACCTTCCGCCCGACAGGCCCACCGACACAGCAATCGTGCTGGACCCCATGCTCGCCACCGGTGGATCGGCCGTGAGTGCCATCGAAACCGTGCGAGACTGGGGCGTTCGCGACGTCCGTCTCATGACAATTCTGTCGGCACCTGAAGGCATCGCAAAAGTGACGGCCCAGTTTCCCGACGTCCCCATTTACACGTGCGCGATCGATCGCGAATTGAACGATCGCAAGTTCATCCTGCCGGGCCTAGGCGACGCTGGCGACCGGATTTTCAACACCGAACAGCCGGACGAAAGCCAGGGCCGATGA
- a CDS encoding acyltransferase family protein, translated as MSETYALQKRTPEVVPPSPPPGTPSSADNSGKLKPPGRLVSLDAYRGFIMIMLAANGFGIAKFASLPENSEVWNNWDYDWFQRLKFHFTHPDWSSITGWMGVSFWDMIQPSFMFMVGVAMPFSYSRRAVMGSPSKWLTLHALWRAIVLVLMGVFLYSLSKGQTNWIFTNVLAQIGLGYFFTYLLLGRSTTVQVATIAAILVGYWGLFVMNPPPEDFDYEGLQVSEERDEIYTGRFAAWSKNSNVGHTFDVWFLNKLRMPVEDGVDPELTKESAGPIRRWWFSSPEKYTHNGGGYLTLNFVPSIATMLLGVLCGQLMLSRRSHGDKLRRLLIGGALCLVLGIAAHHTVCPIVKRIWTPSWVLFSGGYTMWMLAGFYVLFDVLPLKKLAFPLVVVGMNSIAMYMMGQMLRGWTTNKVVKTHFAGVLQSAFGPHAVDTDHIGAMVLPTATFAVFWLVAYWMYRNRFFVKV; from the coding sequence ATGAGTGAAACCTACGCGCTGCAGAAACGGACACCAGAAGTTGTGCCGCCCTCACCCCCGCCAGGAACACCATCGTCGGCCGACAACAGCGGGAAACTAAAACCGCCAGGACGACTCGTTTCGCTGGACGCGTATCGCGGCTTCATCATGATCATGCTGGCGGCAAACGGCTTCGGCATCGCCAAATTTGCGTCGCTGCCAGAGAACAGTGAGGTCTGGAACAACTGGGATTATGACTGGTTTCAGCGGCTGAAATTCCACTTCACTCATCCAGACTGGTCAAGCATCACCGGATGGATGGGCGTTTCGTTCTGGGACATGATTCAGCCGTCGTTTATGTTTATGGTTGGCGTCGCAATGCCGTTTTCCTACTCGCGGCGGGCGGTGATGGGCAGCCCCTCAAAATGGCTGACTCTACACGCCTTGTGGCGAGCCATCGTGTTGGTGCTGATGGGCGTCTTTCTGTACTCACTAAGCAAGGGCCAGACGAATTGGATCTTCACCAACGTGCTGGCTCAGATTGGCCTTGGCTATTTCTTTACGTACCTGCTGTTGGGACGATCGACGACAGTGCAGGTGGCCACCATCGCTGCGATTCTTGTCGGCTACTGGGGTTTGTTCGTCATGAATCCGCCTCCGGAAGATTTTGATTACGAGGGCCTGCAAGTCTCGGAAGAACGAGACGAAATCTACACGGGGCGTTTTGCGGCGTGGAGTAAGAATTCGAACGTCGGACACACGTTTGATGTTTGGTTTCTAAACAAACTTCGGATGCCGGTGGAAGACGGCGTCGACCCTGAACTGACGAAGGAATCAGCCGGGCCTATTCGCCGTTGGTGGTTTTCTTCGCCGGAGAAGTACACTCACAACGGCGGCGGGTACCTCACCCTGAACTTCGTCCCGTCTATCGCCACGATGTTGCTGGGCGTTCTGTGCGGGCAGTTGATGTTGTCCCGTCGATCACACGGCGACAAACTGCGGCGGCTGCTAATCGGCGGCGCGCTGTGTTTGGTACTAGGCATTGCCGCTCATCACACCGTCTGCCCGATCGTGAAGCGGATCTGGACACCGAGTTGGGTGCTGTTCAGCGGCGGTTACACAATGTGGATGCTGGCTGGCTTCTACGTTCTGTTCGACGTGCTGCCACTGAAGAAGCTGGCGTTTCCGTTGGTCGTGGTGGGCATGAATTCGATTGCCATGTACATGATGGGACAGATGCTGCGCGGCTGGACAACAAATAAAGTCGTCAAGACTCACTTTGCCGGAGTGCTGCAGTCCGCATTTGGCCCCCACGCGGTAGACACCGATCACATCGGAGCCATGGTCCTGCCGACGGCCACGTTCGCTGTCTTCTGGCTGGTCGCTTACTGGATGTACCGCAATCGCTTTTTCGTGAAGGTCTGA
- the glgA gene encoding glycogen synthase GlgA → MLTSDRMRIVMAASEAVPFSKTGGLADVSTALAKALDALGHDVTIIIPDYRELRLKQQEKLPTVADTGMRFSLSMNGRYVNGGVNWTMLPDTSVKVLMISQPYYFDRPQLYMEAGEGYRDSCERYCFFSRAVLEVCQQMVLRPDIIHCNDWQTGLIPALLHAHHARRPGFENAASVMTLHNMAYQGRFWHLDMHLTAMEWRYFNMRQMEMFGDLNLLKTGIAFADQVTTVSPTYAKEICSPEGGEGLDSLLTYRNGDLVGILNGIDDTVWDPSADPHLPAHYSTAAIKPGKAECKAALQKRVGLPDRPNVPLFGMVSRMSDQKGLDLLADCADRLLFHDIQMVFLGTGDPHFENFLQHLAEHNPGKVAAVIGFDDGLAHQIEAGVDSFLMPSRFEPCGLNQMYSLRYGTLPVVRLVGGLADSVVDVNPATIQDNTATGFVFEEYSSTALAEAVERAVEVYRQPDVWHQLMINGMSIDWSWHTSAMRYADVYRQALERRHDRANDGRE, encoded by the coding sequence ATGCTCACATCCGATCGAATGCGAATCGTCATGGCCGCTTCCGAAGCGGTCCCATTTTCCAAAACCGGTGGTCTCGCTGATGTCTCAACGGCATTGGCGAAGGCTTTGGATGCTCTCGGCCACGACGTCACCATCATCATTCCGGACTATCGCGAACTGCGTCTGAAACAGCAGGAGAAGCTGCCGACCGTCGCCGACACCGGCATGAGATTCTCGCTGTCGATGAATGGTCGCTACGTGAACGGCGGCGTCAACTGGACGATGTTGCCGGATACGTCCGTAAAGGTGCTGATGATTAGTCAGCCCTACTACTTCGACCGACCTCAGCTTTATATGGAAGCGGGCGAAGGATACCGCGACAGCTGCGAACGCTACTGCTTTTTCAGTCGAGCCGTTTTGGAAGTCTGTCAGCAGATGGTGCTGCGGCCGGACATCATTCATTGCAACGACTGGCAAACAGGACTGATTCCAGCCCTGTTGCACGCTCATCACGCGCGGCGTCCAGGATTCGAAAACGCGGCTTCGGTGATGACGCTGCATAACATGGCGTACCAGGGCCGCTTCTGGCACCTGGACATGCATCTAACGGCCATGGAGTGGCGCTATTTTAACATGCGTCAGATGGAAATGTTCGGTGATCTGAATCTGCTGAAAACCGGCATTGCTTTCGCCGACCAGGTGACGACTGTCAGCCCAACCTATGCCAAAGAAATCTGCTCACCGGAAGGCGGCGAAGGGCTGGACAGTCTGCTGACCTATCGCAACGGCGATCTGGTCGGCATTTTAAATGGCATCGACGACACGGTCTGGGACCCTTCTGCCGACCCGCATTTGCCCGCCCACTATTCCACTGCCGCGATCAAACCCGGCAAGGCAGAATGCAAGGCCGCGCTGCAAAAGCGAGTCGGGTTGCCGGACCGACCGAACGTGCCGCTGTTCGGAATGGTTTCGCGAATGTCCGATCAGAAGGGGTTAGACCTGCTGGCCGACTGCGCAGACCGTTTGCTGTTTCATGATATACAGATGGTCTTTCTCGGCACTGGCGACCCCCACTTTGAAAACTTCCTGCAGCACCTTGCCGAGCACAATCCTGGCAAAGTTGCGGCAGTTATTGGTTTTGATGACGGACTGGCTCATCAGATCGAAGCAGGCGTGGACTCTTTTCTGATGCCAAGCCGATTCGAACCATGCGGCTTAAACCAGATGTACAGTCTGCGGTATGGCACTCTACCGGTAGTGCGCCTGGTCGGCGGACTGGCCGATTCTGTGGTGGACGTTAATCCCGCCACCATTCAGGACAATACGGCCACCGGGTTTGTGTTCGAAGAATATTCGTCAACCGCTTTGGCGGAAGCCGTCGAACGAGCGGTCGAAGTTTATCGTCAGCCGGATGTGTGGCATCAGTTAATGATCAATGGCATGTCGATCGACTGGTCCTGGCACACCAGCGCAATGCGCTATGCCGACGTCTACCGTCAGGCCCTCGAACGTCGCCATGATCGCGCGAACGACGGGCGCGAGTAA
- a CDS encoding 6-pyruvoyl trahydropterin synthase family protein, with protein MIIRKEYKFYAAHRNETLQDKCSNIHGHRYGLRIHFEVEREGDISTLFGDFDDKIEPYLKSNFDHGMLINCNDPLYQTLLDHTKRTGEHFRLKVFDGPTSVENLAWIMFSEITEMGFRLDRLEVQETDTSTLIYTREDWVRDNRHFAKSSGETSNDEKETSETPSNKTV; from the coding sequence ATGATCATTCGCAAAGAGTACAAGTTTTATGCGGCTCACCGCAACGAAACGCTGCAGGACAAGTGCAGCAACATTCATGGGCACCGCTATGGCCTGCGAATTCACTTCGAAGTGGAACGGGAAGGCGACATCAGCACGCTGTTTGGCGACTTTGATGACAAGATCGAACCGTATCTGAAGTCGAACTTCGACCACGGAATGCTGATCAACTGCAACGACCCGCTGTACCAAACGCTGCTGGATCACACCAAACGCACGGGCGAACATTTCCGTCTGAAGGTCTTTGACGGCCCGACAAGTGTGGAAAACCTCGCGTGGATCATGTTTAGCGAAATCACCGAAATGGGCTTTCGACTGGACCGTCTTGAAGTTCAGGAAACGGACACGTCCACGCTGATCTACACGCGCGAAGACTGGGTTCGCGACAACCGACACTTCGCGAAGTCGTCCGGTGAAACGTCTAACGACGAAAAGGAAACCAGCGAAACACCAAGCAATAAAACGGTGTAG
- a CDS encoding YdjY domain-containing protein: MKIQRSIGVVVVMVLVPFWAPALWAQKAADQENSSPATADASENEKVDLSAMAPLPEALKKLMQSGVPLNPHQTVVLDKKKNRVLLHTEVACEDCPLEMLCCLEQTKEHESILWLRSKAFVVHAGLLALGIEPGKPATFTPEFKASSGPTIKIFVNWMDDAGKLQRKNVQEWMRHTVSRYYSQKLAAPPAGVKIPLMELRYDPYNKEILWFGHMSEKQRDKLLTLNKDDAYQAAIRSFYRDSQSRPMEAEFVFAGSYQYVPEGLTQKLYAAEGGQLICVANFASAMIDVREASSADDGGQSYEAWAGRVPARGTPVVVELVPEIKPEPKVETKP, translated from the coding sequence ATGAAAATTCAACGCAGCATCGGCGTGGTCGTCGTCATGGTCCTGGTACCATTTTGGGCACCAGCGTTATGGGCTCAGAAGGCAGCCGACCAGGAAAATTCATCACCTGCCACTGCCGACGCGTCTGAAAATGAGAAAGTGGATCTGTCCGCGATGGCGCCGCTGCCGGAGGCTTTGAAAAAGCTGATGCAGTCTGGCGTTCCTTTAAATCCGCATCAGACAGTGGTGCTGGACAAAAAGAAGAATCGCGTTCTGCTGCACACCGAAGTCGCGTGTGAAGACTGTCCGCTGGAAATGTTGTGCTGTCTTGAACAGACAAAAGAACACGAATCGATTTTGTGGCTGCGGAGCAAAGCGTTTGTCGTCCATGCCGGCCTCTTGGCGCTCGGTATCGAACCTGGCAAACCCGCGACGTTCACTCCGGAATTCAAAGCATCGTCAGGGCCGACGATTAAGATCTTTGTTAACTGGATGGACGACGCTGGCAAACTTCAGCGTAAGAATGTGCAGGAATGGATGCGGCACACGGTGTCACGCTACTACTCTCAAAAGCTGGCCGCACCGCCGGCAGGCGTCAAAATTCCGTTGATGGAACTGCGATACGATCCTTACAACAAAGAAATTCTGTGGTTTGGCCACATGTCCGAAAAGCAGCGTGACAAGTTGCTGACATTGAACAAGGACGATGCGTACCAGGCCGCCATTCGCAGCTTCTATCGCGACAGCCAATCGCGGCCTATGGAAGCCGAATTCGTGTTCGCGGGCAGTTATCAGTACGTGCCGGAAGGCTTGACCCAAAAACTTTACGCGGCCGAAGGTGGTCAGTTGATCTGCGTGGCCAACTTCGCCAGTGCGATGATCGACGTGCGTGAAGCCAGTTCGGCCGATGATGGAGGCCAGTCCTACGAAGCATGGGCCGGTCGAGTGCCTGCTCGAGGTACGCCGGTTGTGGTTGAGCTGGTGCCCGAGATCAAGCCTGAGCCGAAAGTGGAGACAAAGCCGTAG
- a CDS encoding SDR family NAD(P)-dependent oxidoreductase, whose protein sequence is MNALENKTAFITGSTLGIGREMAVAASAAGANVVLHGLHDDDAAKDALTACPGEAALVTGDLASDLPGCALDVAEKTIELFPDVDLLVCNAGTYIDKPFLEMDFATFDRTMKLNVYSQFVLVQHFARRWIQNGVAGRIVITGSINGRLAEDAHVAYDTSKGAIESMVRSLAVSLAPHGIRVNGIAPGLFRTPLTEPGLKDPNARAWMELHTPNGKVPGPEVVGGTTVFLLSDAAEHIHGQMLFVDGGMSAWQQPEMPAGWNAGMANKK, encoded by the coding sequence ATGAACGCTCTGGAAAACAAAACCGCTTTCATCACCGGCAGCACGCTCGGGATCGGTCGTGAGATGGCAGTCGCTGCCAGCGCCGCCGGAGCAAACGTAGTCCTGCACGGCTTGCACGATGATGACGCGGCCAAAGACGCTTTGACGGCTTGTCCCGGGGAAGCGGCGCTTGTCACCGGCGACCTGGCATCCGATTTGCCAGGCTGCGCGTTGGATGTGGCCGAAAAAACGATCGAACTGTTTCCGGATGTGGATCTGCTGGTGTGCAACGCCGGCACGTACATCGATAAGCCGTTTCTGGAGATGGATTTCGCGACATTCGATCGCACCATGAAGTTGAACGTCTATTCGCAGTTCGTCCTGGTTCAACACTTCGCGCGCCGATGGATCCAGAACGGTGTCGCAGGGCGAATCGTCATCACGGGATCCATCAACGGGCGTCTGGCCGAAGACGCTCACGTGGCCTACGACACATCCAAAGGCGCCATCGAATCGATGGTGCGATCGCTCGCCGTCAGCCTCGCGCCACACGGCATTCGCGTGAACGGTATCGCCCCGGGGCTGTTTAGAACTCCGCTTACCGAACCTGGGCTGAAAGATCCGAACGCGCGCGCGTGGATGGAACTGCACACGCCCAATGGAAAAGTGCCGGGGCCGGAAGTTGTGGGCGGCACGACCGTGTTTTTGCTCAGCGATGCGGCCGAACATATTCACGGCCAGATGTTATTTGTCGACGGCGGCATGAGTGCCTGGCAGCAACCGGAAATGCCTGCCGGCTGGAATGCCGGAATGGCAAATAAAAAATGA
- the sppA gene encoding signal peptide peptidase SppA: MKPTLFLTATAAFLLNFAALSADETATKDAPEKDKPAAAKKTGKAVIPVFRLTGISEKPVAEDMPFSFGGSTPESLHSLLTRLEKVASDDKVPAMVLELSNAGLGRAQLEEVVRAIKKIEAADKKVHVHTDIFTTGQLALLGNASELSMVPTGYMFITGMYGEQIFLRGMLDKIGVVPDYFTCGDYKSAGEMFMRTSPSENAAAMSKWLYDGLYDNMVETIAEGRGVSVKTATEWIDEGVFTAERAVKKGIIDVVEHHQGFEDRLKKLYGDDLKFDRRYGKKSGSQIDLSSPFGVMNFYAELLAPSTPRKSTKPGVGIVYLEGAIMPGSSGGNPFLADSAAFADTIRKALDEAAEDDAIKAVVFRINSPGGSAVASEVILNATKRVAAKKPFVVSMGDVAASGGYYVACGTDTILAEESTITGSIGVVVGKFATTAMWDKLGISFTPIERGKNAGMLSSAAVFSDSERAAMRSYMDEVYEVFKGHVTGARGDRLKKPIDDLAGGRVYTGQQALELGLVDRIGGLHDAVVLAAEKADLKPGYDTRIVPRPKNFMEMLMSDLAGPKDDGKHLSLGQTEATVPPVLQVALPLLQNIDPSRVTAIKQALLQLTILQHEKASLTMPILSLGK; this comes from the coding sequence ATGAAGCCAACACTGTTCCTCACTGCTACGGCCGCGTTTCTGCTGAATTTCGCAGCATTGTCGGCCGACGAAACTGCCACAAAGGATGCGCCCGAAAAGGACAAGCCTGCGGCCGCGAAGAAGACGGGTAAAGCTGTCATCCCCGTCTTTCGGCTCACGGGGATCTCCGAAAAGCCGGTGGCCGAAGACATGCCGTTTTCGTTTGGTGGAAGCACGCCGGAATCATTGCACAGCTTGCTGACCCGGCTGGAAAAAGTAGCCAGCGACGACAAAGTTCCCGCCATGGTCCTGGAACTCAGCAACGCTGGTTTGGGCCGGGCTCAATTGGAAGAAGTTGTCCGAGCGATCAAGAAGATCGAAGCGGCTGATAAAAAAGTTCATGTCCACACAGACATCTTCACGACCGGCCAACTGGCTCTACTTGGCAACGCCAGTGAATTAAGCATGGTGCCGACGGGCTACATGTTCATCACAGGCATGTACGGCGAACAGATTTTTCTGCGAGGCATGCTGGACAAAATTGGTGTCGTGCCGGACTACTTCACCTGCGGCGATTACAAGAGTGCGGGCGAAATGTTCATGCGGACGTCGCCCAGTGAGAACGCGGCTGCGATGTCTAAGTGGTTATACGATGGCCTTTACGACAACATGGTTGAAACCATCGCTGAAGGGCGTGGCGTGTCAGTGAAGACGGCGACCGAATGGATCGACGAAGGCGTGTTCACGGCAGAACGAGCGGTCAAGAAAGGCATCATTGACGTCGTCGAGCACCATCAGGGGTTCGAGGATCGTTTAAAGAAACTGTACGGCGATGATCTGAAGTTTGATCGTCGTTACGGCAAGAAATCCGGCAGCCAGATTGACCTGTCGTCGCCATTTGGCGTCATGAATTTTTACGCAGAACTGCTGGCTCCATCCACACCTCGCAAAAGCACCAAACCGGGCGTGGGGATTGTGTATCTGGAAGGAGCCATCATGCCGGGCAGCAGCGGTGGCAATCCATTTCTGGCCGACTCAGCCGCATTTGCAGACACCATCCGCAAAGCGTTGGACGAAGCGGCCGAAGATGACGCGATCAAGGCCGTCGTGTTTCGAATCAATTCTCCGGGCGGATCAGCTGTCGCGAGTGAAGTGATTTTGAATGCCACCAAACGAGTGGCCGCGAAGAAGCCGTTTGTGGTTTCGATGGGCGATGTGGCAGCCAGTGGCGGCTACTACGTGGCCTGCGGCACAGACACAATTTTGGCAGAAGAATCCACGATCACTGGTTCGATTGGAGTTGTCGTTGGCAAGTTTGCCACCACTGCCATGTGGGACAAACTTGGGATCAGCTTCACACCGATCGAACGTGGAAAGAACGCGGGCATGTTGAGTTCCGCTGCCGTGTTTTCTGATTCCGAACGGGCGGCCATGAGAAGCTATATGGATGAGGTTTACGAAGTCTTCAAGGGGCACGTCACGGGAGCTCGCGGTGATCGCTTGAAGAAGCCCATCGACGATCTGGCTGGCGGCCGAGTCTACACCGGTCAACAGGCGCTGGAATTGGGCCTCGTCGATCGCATCGGCGGATTGCATGACGCGGTCGTCCTGGCCGCTGAAAAGGCAGATCTGAAGCCTGGTTACGACACGCGGATCGTCCCACGCCCCAAAAACTTCATGGAAATGCTGATGAGCGACCTTGCGGGGCCAAAGGACGACGGCAAGCATTTGAGTTTGGGGCAAACGGAAGCAACTGTGCCGCCCGTCCTGCAAGTGGCGCTGCCGCTGCTGCAGAATATCGATCCGTCGCGAGTGACGGCGATCAAGCAAGCGTTGCTACAGCTTACGATTCTGCAACACGAAAAAGCGTCACTGACGATGCCAATTTTGTCGCTCGGAAAGTAG
- a CDS encoding phytanoyl-CoA dioxygenase family protein, translating into MSASPDFKITPDDNELADIPRDLKFHPAATSSPAVLNEEQIRSYNDDGYIKPIDIYSTAEIAEIRDYFDGLLEKTLAAGGNSYSISTAHMKYGRVYDMLTNKVIVDCVADLLGDDVIAWGSHFFCKMPGDGKDVAWHQDASYWPLSPSKAVTVWLAIDDADVENGCMKFIAGSQHSGHLTYHKSDPGDHSVLDQVVENPEQYGPVVIDDLKAGQASIHNDLLLHGSDANHSNRRRCGLTLRYAAAEVRAAMGWNAKGLVVRGTDAAGHWGNPPRPTAE; encoded by the coding sequence ATGTCGGCATCCCCGGACTTTAAGATCACACCCGACGACAACGAACTGGCCGATATTCCTCGCGACTTGAAATTTCACCCGGCCGCCACATCGTCCCCGGCCGTGCTGAATGAGGAACAGATTCGCAGCTATAACGATGACGGCTACATCAAACCGATCGACATTTATTCCACTGCAGAGATCGCAGAGATTCGTGACTACTTCGACGGCCTGCTCGAAAAAACTCTGGCCGCTGGCGGCAACAGCTATTCCATCAGCACGGCTCACATGAAATACGGTCGCGTGTACGACATGCTGACCAACAAAGTGATCGTCGATTGCGTTGCCGATCTGCTCGGTGACGACGTCATCGCCTGGGGATCTCATTTCTTCTGCAAGATGCCAGGCGACGGCAAAGATGTGGCCTGGCATCAGGATGCCAGCTACTGGCCGTTGTCGCCATCAAAGGCAGTGACTGTCTGGTTGGCGATTGACGATGCCGATGTGGAAAACGGATGCATGAAGTTCATTGCGGGCAGCCAGCATTCGGGACACCTCACCTACCACAAAAGCGATCCGGGCGATCACAGCGTGCTGGACCAGGTGGTAGAGAATCCCGAACAGTATGGACCGGTCGTCATTGACGACCTGAAAGCAGGGCAGGCGTCGATTCATAACGACCTGCTGCTGCACGGATCCGACGCGAACCACTCAAACCGCCGCCGCTGTGGTTTAACCTTGCGCTATGCAGCGGCAGAAGTACGAGCCGCCATGGGCTGGAACGCGAAGGGTCTGGTTGTGCGAGGTACCGATGCCGCCGGCCACTGGGGGAATCCGCCTCGACCAACCGCAGAGTAG